The sequence CGCTACTTGAATAGGCACAACACAGAGCAGCTCCAAAATGCAGGCAAACCGGCTGCGCTTTGGAGCTGCTCAGCATTGTTAACATTTCGGCATCTTCTTAAACGCCAGGCTCAGCGTAATGGGTAAGTCATCGGAGATGATACCGTCTTTCAGGTCGGAGAAAACACTGCCCGAATGGTAATTGACGCCCCATTTCACCCGGTTGATCTTGAGAGAAGCACGGGCCCAGAACTGATCGCCGATCTTTTCCAGTACGGCCGGGAAACTAATTTCGTGGCTGATCCCCTTTACCTCCAGCTTACCGGTTATCGTAAACTCATTCACGCCGACACCGGGCACGGACGACGTAAGGGTAAAATAGGCTTTGGGATACTTCTTTACCGAAAAGAAATCATCGTCCTTTAAATGATTATCCAGCATGCTCTTCTCATCCTTAGCAGTTATGTCGGTACTGCTGATGCGGTTAATGTTACTTTCCTTTACCTGCAGTTCATAACCGGTGGCAACCGATGCCGCCGGTGCATTGTGTTTGAGTTAGGATACAAACCTACTATGCCCCCTGCCCGGCACTGGTAAACCGGTAGTAAATTCTATGTAAACGACTGTAAAATCTGTGCAAATACGCTCCCTGCCCACAGGAATAAGCTATTTTTACATATATGACCTTCAAGTCCCTCCTCGCTATTGCAGTAGCCCTTGTGCTCATCGTTTCCTGGACCGTTATACGGGACAAGGAAGCCCTCCCGGCTTTTGACAAGGCAGAAGAAATGATCATGATGCGGGATATAGGGCATAAGGTACTCTTACATGCCGGCGATTCCTCCTCCCGGGTGCTGCCCGTACAGGAAATAGCCGGCCATGAATACATCCTGCAATTCCAAAGCCGGTTCACCTTCATCCCCGACTCCCTGGTGCGGGTCGTAGACCGGGCCATAAGAGCACACCACCTGCCGCTCAGCTACATGGTGCAGGTAATAGCCTGCAACAGTGACCAGGTTATCTTTGGTTATTCCATGCACCAGGACAGCACCAACAACATTGTTCCCTGTATTGGCCGGGAACAGGAGAAAGCCTGCTATAAGATCAGGTTACTATTCCCCGCAACCAATACCGCCAACACCAGCTACCTGCTGCCTGCCAGCCTGCTGGCCATTGGCTTGTCCCTGCTGGCAAGATTCCTGTACAACAAGCGCCGCAAAACAGCAAGGGCCGCAGCAGCCACCCCTAACGAACCCGTTCCCGCTACAGACATCGAGCCATCACCTGCTACTCAGGCGGTCAACATTGGCCGCTACCTGTTTTACAGGGATAAACAACTATTGCAACTGGATGAACAAACAATAGCGCTCACCGCCAAGGAAGCCAAATTATTACAGGTATTCGCAGCCGCGCCCAATGAAGTTATTGACCGCAACAGGTTGCTGAAAGAAGTATGGGAAGATGAAGGCGTTATTGTAGGACGCAGCCTCGACATGTTTGTTTCCAAACTAAGAAAAAAACTCCAACAGGATCCCGGCATCAGCATCATCAATGTACACGGTAAGGGATATAAGCTGGCCATCAATGCCTGAAAGCACAATGCCCTCCCTGTATTTGATCACAGGAAGGGCAATTGCAGGATAGAATAAGGCTAAGGCTAATGGACAAAAAACTTACGTCACGGTGGGCACATGATCATGCCGGTAAATATTGATCGTACCAGGATAATCCTTCACCGTTTTATTCAATCTAAACCCTGCTTCATGCAGGAGGTTATTCGATCGCTTGTCATATACTGATGCTTTACAGAATATCCGCCATACATCCGGGAAGGAGAAAAAGCTGTGCAGGCAACTATTCAGGGCCCCGGCCAGGAAACCAATGGGTTCATCAAAATGGGGCGATACCAGGAAATGTATGCAGTAATCCCCTTTCTGTATATCCTCCTTCAGGCTGATCTCATCCTGGTCGGCACGTATAATATCAATTTGC is a genomic window of Paraflavitalea devenefica containing:
- a CDS encoding winged helix-turn-helix domain-containing protein, which produces MTFKSLLAIAVALVLIVSWTVIRDKEALPAFDKAEEMIMMRDIGHKVLLHAGDSSSRVLPVQEIAGHEYILQFQSRFTFIPDSLVRVVDRAIRAHHLPLSYMVQVIACNSDQVIFGYSMHQDSTNNIVPCIGREQEKACYKIRLLFPATNTANTSYLLPASLLAIGLSLLARFLYNKRRKTARAAAATPNEPVPATDIEPSPATQAVNIGRYLFYRDKQLLQLDEQTIALTAKEAKLLQVFAAAPNEVIDRNRLLKEVWEDEGVIVGRSLDMFVSKLRKKLQQDPGISIINVHGKGYKLAINA
- a CDS encoding YceI family protein; the protein is MQVKESNINRISSTDITAKDEKSMLDNHLKDDDFFSVKKYPKAYFTLTSSVPGVGVNEFTITGKLEVKGISHEISFPAVLEKIGDQFWARASLKINRVKWGVNYHSGSVFSDLKDGIISDDLPITLSLAFKKMPKC